From Microbacterium sp. LWH11-1.2, one genomic window encodes:
- the der gene encoding ribosome biogenesis GTPase Der has protein sequence MELIDEELAEQRAETLRAGLADYELDDEDAALLAGITMGEDGIMFSPALPVVAIVGRPNVGKSALVNRILGRREAVVEDTPGVTRDRVTYKAEWADRRFSLVDTGGWEPDARGIDRSVAMQAEVAIDLADMVLFVVDAMVGATSTDEHVVKLLRKSGKPVFLVANKIDDTRQEPEAAALWALGLGEPYPVSAIHGRGVADLLDAVLKKLPEISAVAKQEIGGPRRVAILGRPNVGKSSLLNKAAGEERVVVNELAGTTRDPVDEVVELGGKMWRLVDTAGIRRRVHMAQGADFYASLRTSAALEKAEVAVVVLDVSETISEQDVRIIDLVLESGRALVLAFNKWDRLNDDDLENADRRRYLEREIEQDLAHVAWAPRVNISAKTGRHLDKLVPALETALENWDRRIPTGKFNAFLAELVAEHPHPLRGGKQPRILFGTQASTRPPTFVLFTTGFLDPGYRRFIQRRLRELYSFEGTPIVVNMRVREKRQR, from the coding sequence ATGGAGCTGATCGACGAGGAGCTCGCCGAGCAGCGCGCCGAGACGCTCCGCGCAGGTCTGGCGGACTACGAGCTCGACGATGAGGATGCCGCGCTCCTCGCCGGCATCACCATGGGCGAGGACGGGATCATGTTCAGCCCGGCTCTGCCGGTGGTGGCGATCGTCGGTCGACCGAACGTGGGCAAGTCCGCGCTCGTCAACCGCATCCTCGGCCGTCGCGAGGCTGTCGTGGAGGACACCCCCGGTGTCACCCGCGACCGCGTGACCTACAAGGCCGAATGGGCCGACCGCCGGTTCTCGCTCGTCGACACGGGCGGATGGGAGCCGGATGCCCGCGGCATCGACCGCTCGGTGGCCATGCAGGCCGAGGTCGCGATCGACCTCGCCGACATGGTGCTGTTCGTGGTCGACGCGATGGTCGGTGCGACGTCGACCGACGAGCACGTGGTGAAGCTGCTCCGCAAGAGCGGCAAGCCCGTGTTCCTGGTGGCGAACAAGATCGACGACACCCGCCAGGAGCCGGAAGCGGCCGCACTCTGGGCGCTGGGTCTCGGCGAGCCCTACCCGGTGTCGGCCATCCACGGCCGTGGCGTCGCGGACCTTCTCGACGCCGTGCTGAAGAAGCTCCCCGAGATCTCGGCCGTCGCGAAGCAGGAGATCGGAGGACCGCGCCGCGTCGCGATCCTCGGTCGACCGAACGTCGGGAAGTCGTCGCTGCTGAACAAGGCGGCCGGTGAAGAGCGCGTCGTCGTGAACGAGCTGGCCGGAACGACGCGCGACCCCGTCGACGAGGTCGTCGAGCTCGGCGGCAAGATGTGGCGCCTGGTCGACACCGCCGGCATCCGTCGTCGCGTGCACATGGCGCAGGGCGCGGACTTCTACGCGTCGCTGCGCACCTCTGCCGCGCTGGAGAAGGCGGAGGTCGCGGTCGTCGTGCTCGACGTGTCGGAGACGATCAGCGAGCAGGACGTGCGCATCATCGACCTCGTGCTGGAGTCGGGCCGTGCGCTGGTGCTCGCCTTCAACAAATGGGATCGCCTAAACGACGACGACCTCGAGAACGCCGACCGCCGTCGCTATCTCGAGCGCGAGATCGAGCAGGACCTGGCGCATGTCGCTTGGGCACCGCGCGTGAACATCTCGGCGAAGACGGGCCGTCACCTCGACAAGCTCGTCCCCGCGCTGGAGACGGCGCTCGAGAACTGGGATCGTCGCATCCCGACCGGCAAGTTCAACGCCTTCCTCGCCGAGCTCGTCGCCGAGCACCCGCACCCGCTGCGTGGTGGCAAGCAGCCGCGCATCCTGTTCGGCACGCAGGCATCGACGCGTCCGCCGACGTTCGTGCTGTTCACCACGGGCTTCCTCGACCCGGGCTACCGCCGGTTCATCCAGCGTCGCCTGCGCGAGCTGTACTCGTTCGAGGGAACGCCGATCGTCGTCAACATGCGCGTGCGCGAGAAGCGTCAGCGCTGA
- a CDS encoding NUDIX hydrolase, translating into MTVVPPATGEPRRPDGPRNPGDAWVIAESGEKYWGRFGAAGLLAFDPARGILLQHRVSWSHFGGTWGLPGGALHEGETAIVGAIREAQEEAGVPDGAVRARFISVLDLEIWSYTTVIADVQVPFDPVISDPESVALEWVPVDEVATRPLHPGFGAAWPALRALLEVRPAVVVDGANVVGSVPNGWWKDRAGAASRLRSRLEGLAVPASDLGVEGDLWFPEVSLVVEGQARGIASGLDAGSVSVVNADASGDDAIVAEVERRVAAGETVLAVTSDRALRERVEHAGAVRVLSAGWLVDLLAQADRAKK; encoded by the coding sequence GTGACTGTCGTACCTCCTGCCACCGGTGAGCCGCGTCGCCCCGACGGGCCGCGGAACCCGGGCGATGCCTGGGTGATCGCGGAGTCGGGGGAGAAGTACTGGGGGCGGTTCGGAGCTGCCGGGCTGCTCGCCTTCGATCCCGCCCGCGGCATCCTGCTGCAGCATCGTGTCTCGTGGAGCCACTTCGGCGGCACGTGGGGTCTCCCCGGCGGGGCGCTGCACGAGGGTGAGACGGCGATCGTCGGCGCGATCCGCGAGGCGCAGGAGGAAGCGGGCGTGCCTGATGGCGCGGTCAGGGCCCGATTCATCAGCGTGCTCGATCTGGAGATCTGGTCGTACACCACGGTCATCGCGGATGTGCAGGTGCCCTTCGATCCGGTGATCAGCGACCCGGAGAGTGTGGCTCTCGAGTGGGTGCCGGTCGATGAGGTTGCGACGCGACCGCTGCATCCCGGATTCGGTGCCGCGTGGCCGGCACTGCGGGCGCTGCTCGAGGTTCGTCCTGCCGTCGTCGTGGACGGCGCGAACGTTGTCGGTTCTGTGCCGAACGGATGGTGGAAGGATCGCGCCGGCGCGGCGTCCCGGCTGCGGTCGCGGCTGGAGGGGCTGGCTGTCCCCGCGTCGGATCTCGGCGTGGAGGGCGACCTGTGGTTCCCCGAGGTGTCATTGGTCGTGGAAGGCCAGGCACGCGGAATCGCCTCGGGTCTGGATGCCGGCTCGGTCTCGGTCGTGAACGCGGACGCCTCGGGTGACGACGCGATCGTCGCCGAGGTCGAGCGGCGAGTCGCGGCAGGCGAGACGGTGCTGGCGGTGACCAGCGACCGGGCGCTCCGCGAACGCGTCGAGCACGCGGGTGCCGTCAGGGTGCTTTCGGCAGGTTGGCTTGTGGATCTGCTGGCACAGGCAGACCGCGCGAAGAAGTAG
- a CDS encoding HNH endonuclease signature motif containing protein, whose protein sequence is MVRETDTYTPTEGMRRFLRARDQHCRFPGCRMPVHRCDIDHNHDHARGGKTRIDNLAHLCRAHHTLKHPDVSDTHRWTARQERDGTITWHSPLGRTYTDRPTHRVMFV, encoded by the coding sequence ATGGTCCGCGAGACCGACACATACACCCCGACGGAGGGGATGCGGCGGTTCCTGCGCGCCCGGGACCAGCACTGCCGATTCCCCGGCTGCCGGATGCCCGTGCACCGGTGCGACATCGACCACAACCACGACCACGCCCGAGGCGGCAAGACCCGGATCGACAACCTCGCCCACCTCTGCCGCGCCCACCACACCCTCAAACATCCCGATGTCTCGGACACGCACCGCTGGACAGCCCGACAAGAACGCGACGGCACCATCACCTGGCACAGCCCACTCGGCCGCACCTACACCGACCGCCCCACCCACCGCGTCATGTTCGTCTAA
- a CDS encoding RNA-binding S4 domain-containing protein, producing the protein MADAARVDSWLWAVRVYKTRSAATTACRAGHVRVNGEKVKAAQAVRIGDEIRIRISGFDRILAVRQILVKRVGAPVAALAYEDRTPEREPQAALGLRDRGAGRPTKRERRDIDKLRGRDEFFLD; encoded by the coding sequence ATGGCGGATGCTGCGCGGGTCGACAGCTGGCTCTGGGCCGTCCGCGTCTACAAGACGCGCTCGGCCGCGACGACCGCATGCCGCGCGGGGCATGTACGCGTCAACGGCGAGAAAGTGAAGGCTGCTCAGGCCGTGCGCATCGGCGACGAGATCCGCATCCGGATCTCCGGATTCGACCGGATCCTCGCCGTGCGGCAGATCCTCGTGAAGCGCGTCGGCGCCCCCGTCGCCGCTCTGGCATACGAGGATCGCACGCCGGAGCGCGAGCCGCAGGCCGCTCTCGGACTCCGCGATCGGGGCGCCGGAAGGCCGACCAAGCGCGAGCGTCGAGACATCGACAAGCTCCGCGGACGGGACGAGTTCTTCCTCGACTAG
- a CDS encoding lysoplasmalogenase family protein — MQRRTLSPTIMWAFVPFVAVSALHVVLLAVESPAAGPTKLLLMPLLAAPVLLSARRIAPVSALLLLLTALLFSWLGDSVGAFFPTAPELPLMLLFFGIAHLAYIALFVRHLGSRRMPWWALIYAVWWVAMLAFLGPHTGSLLIAVAVYGLVLGGTAAFSARCHALIAVGGAFFLASDTILAFRLFLPDALPAWSSPAIMLTYTIGQGLIVAGALVALRTRSS, encoded by the coding sequence ATGCAGCGCCGCACTCTGAGCCCGACGATCATGTGGGCATTCGTCCCCTTCGTCGCGGTCTCGGCCCTGCACGTCGTGCTCCTGGCCGTCGAGAGCCCGGCCGCCGGACCGACGAAGCTGCTGCTGATGCCACTCCTGGCAGCGCCGGTGCTGCTCTCCGCCCGACGCATCGCACCGGTTTCGGCTTTGCTCCTGCTTCTGACCGCTCTGCTGTTCTCGTGGCTCGGAGACAGCGTCGGCGCATTCTTCCCGACCGCGCCCGAGCTGCCGCTGATGCTGCTCTTCTTCGGCATCGCGCATCTGGCATACATCGCCCTGTTCGTCCGCCATCTGGGAAGCAGACGGATGCCGTGGTGGGCACTCATCTATGCGGTGTGGTGGGTCGCGATGCTCGCCTTCCTCGGTCCGCATACCGGCAGCTTGCTCATCGCCGTGGCCGTCTACGGACTCGTCCTGGGCGGAACCGCCGCTTTCTCCGCACGCTGCCATGCCCTGATCGCCGTCGGTGGCGCCTTCTTCCTCGCGAGCGACACGATCCTCGCGTTTCGACTGTTCCTCCCCGACGCGCTCCCGGCCTGGAGCAGCCCGGCCATCATGCTCACCTACACGATCGGCCAGGGCCTCATCGTGGCCGGCGCCCTGGTCGCCCTGCGAACGAGGAGCTCATGA
- a CDS encoding GNAT family N-acetyltransferase, whose amino-acid sequence MATITTEVATTARWDDVQHALTGGGDGASCQCIWPVLSNKDWNETTTPQRTEMFRAEIDDGPPPGIIAYVDGEAAGWIRIGPRTKQARVPRTRIIAAASTEPFDDESVWAVTCFVVRREHRGTGLNLELLHAAVDYARKSGARLIEGYPVDTRGEKQRANDLFHGTLGTFLAAGFSETTELKPGRTLVTLDLRS is encoded by the coding sequence ATGGCGACGATCACGACCGAGGTGGCGACCACCGCCCGCTGGGATGACGTTCAGCACGCACTCACCGGAGGTGGAGACGGCGCGAGCTGTCAGTGCATCTGGCCGGTGCTGAGCAACAAGGACTGGAACGAGACGACCACTCCGCAGCGCACCGAGATGTTCCGCGCCGAGATCGATGACGGGCCTCCGCCCGGGATCATCGCCTACGTCGACGGCGAGGCGGCGGGGTGGATCCGCATCGGTCCGCGAACGAAGCAGGCGCGTGTCCCGCGCACACGCATCATTGCCGCCGCATCGACCGAGCCATTCGACGACGAGTCAGTCTGGGCCGTGACGTGCTTCGTCGTGCGGCGAGAGCATCGCGGCACAGGTCTCAACCTCGAGTTGCTGCACGCCGCGGTCGACTACGCGCGGAAATCGGGCGCTCGGCTGATCGAGGGCTACCCCGTCGACACACGGGGCGAGAAACAGCGCGCGAACGACCTGTTCCACGGCACGCTCGGCACTTTCCTCGCCGCCGGATTCTCCGAGACCACCGAGCTCAAGCCGGGGCGCACGCTCGTGACGCTGGATCTCCGCTCATGA
- a CDS encoding GNAT family N-acetyltransferase translates to MIDTSRLHLRRPREADVDAVFAYRSSPDVARYLRAGPWTREHTVSELASYATARFAGPGDELVLVVEILETGDVVGEVGLVWLRDEDAEIGYVFNPRFGGKGLATEAVGAVLTAARNDWGFARVIAKTDALNASSRALCERLGMTLVATALTTDGRNVEETTYAVPASTTP, encoded by the coding sequence GTGATCGATACATCCCGACTCCATCTGCGGCGGCCGCGCGAGGCCGACGTCGATGCGGTCTTCGCCTATCGGTCGAGCCCTGATGTGGCCCGGTACCTGCGCGCCGGCCCGTGGACGCGCGAACACACGGTGAGTGAACTCGCTTCGTACGCCACCGCCCGATTCGCTGGCCCTGGTGACGAACTGGTACTGGTCGTCGAGATTCTCGAGACCGGCGACGTAGTGGGAGAAGTGGGGCTGGTCTGGCTCCGCGACGAAGACGCCGAGATCGGATATGTCTTCAATCCACGCTTCGGCGGGAAGGGCCTCGCGACAGAGGCCGTGGGTGCTGTCCTGACGGCGGCTCGCAACGACTGGGGTTTCGCGCGAGTGATTGCGAAGACCGACGCCCTCAACGCGTCCTCACGTGCGCTGTGCGAGCGGTTGGGCATGACTCTGGTCGCGACGGCGCTGACAACGGACGGGCGCAACGTCGAGGAAACCACCTACGCCGTGCCCGCATCCACTACGCCATGA
- a CDS encoding DUF6389 family protein, with protein MGTVEYRDALRAVLDQASKSTAARLSVLHRAATAGVDGVLIDVFVDQDAEGSFGVWARFEGADSFGLDRQLGDERELFGVIWGEEGWEPAVPSRPREWSRAQLEDAIVEVVAEWIDPLIPLGTPDLRWEVVTPDGATDPIQVGRQDD; from the coding sequence GTGGGAACCGTCGAATACCGTGATGCGCTGAGAGCCGTGCTCGACCAGGCATCCAAGTCCACCGCGGCTCGACTCTCCGTTCTCCATCGCGCAGCGACCGCTGGCGTGGATGGGGTGCTGATCGACGTGTTCGTCGACCAGGATGCCGAGGGGTCGTTCGGCGTGTGGGCGCGTTTCGAGGGTGCCGACTCGTTCGGCCTCGACCGGCAACTCGGCGATGAACGGGAGCTGTTCGGCGTGATCTGGGGTGAGGAAGGCTGGGAGCCCGCGGTTCCGAGCCGACCCCGGGAATGGTCTCGAGCACAACTCGAAGACGCCATCGTCGAAGTCGTGGCCGAATGGATCGACCCGCTCATCCCGCTCGGAACGCCGGATCTGCGTTGGGAGGTCGTGACGCCAGACGGCGCCACAGACCCGATCCAGGTGGGGCGTCAGGATGACTGA
- a CDS encoding VOC family protein, whose protein sequence is MTSTTPSPTQLRLIIETDDFDTALRFYRDVLGMPEQLAYATEDDDRVAILHVGVATIELATPTHARNIDDVEGAPRTPGALRIALEVDDTEQAVAAARAGGAELISPPVKTPFQSLNARVQGPAGWQVTFFQELETLEERAAREGFTTDDARER, encoded by the coding sequence ATGACATCGACCACACCTTCCCCCACGCAGCTGCGTCTGATCATCGAGACCGACGACTTCGACACCGCCCTGCGGTTCTATCGGGACGTGCTCGGGATGCCGGAGCAGCTGGCCTACGCGACCGAAGACGATGATCGCGTGGCGATCCTGCACGTCGGCGTCGCGACGATCGAGCTGGCCACGCCGACGCACGCCCGGAACATCGACGACGTCGAAGGTGCACCGCGCACGCCGGGCGCCCTGCGGATCGCGTTGGAGGTCGATGACACCGAGCAGGCCGTCGCCGCGGCGCGAGCCGGCGGCGCCGAGCTGATCTCCCCGCCGGTCAAGACGCCGTTCCAGAGCCTCAACGCCCGCGTGCAGGGGCCGGCCGGCTGGCAGGTGACGTTCTTCCAGGAACTGGAGACGCTCGAGGAGCGCGCGGCACGCGAGGGCTTCACGACCGATGACGCGCGCGAACGCTGA
- a CDS encoding TetR/AcrR family transcriptional regulator — MGGVTSSTSSPTAAARTRKLPEERREDILACAAAIAIEEGLERITLRAVAARLGVRPGLITHYFPVAEDLVVAAFARAAVIEREQFFTTGGTPLQRLARFVDHVERGRSLPLARLWLNARHLSRFSPTLDAELQIQDALDRERLTAMLDDGVASGDFPGADAEAACIRILIALDGGGSYVNSSAPIEHPAHTRVVADVAEWALGLKAGALRVAIAALPT; from the coding sequence ATGGGTGGGGTGACGTCAAGCACTTCTTCTCCCACCGCCGCTGCGCGCACCCGCAAGCTCCCCGAGGAGCGGCGGGAGGACATCCTCGCCTGCGCCGCCGCGATCGCGATCGAGGAGGGACTCGAACGCATCACGCTGCGTGCGGTCGCCGCGCGGCTGGGCGTGCGCCCGGGCCTGATCACGCACTATTTCCCCGTCGCGGAAGACCTCGTGGTCGCCGCCTTCGCGCGCGCCGCGGTGATCGAGCGCGAGCAGTTCTTCACCACCGGCGGCACTCCCCTGCAGCGCCTGGCGCGCTTCGTGGATCACGTCGAGCGCGGCCGCTCGCTTCCCCTCGCCAGACTCTGGCTCAACGCCCGGCACCTCTCGCGATTCAGCCCGACGCTCGACGCCGAGCTGCAGATCCAGGACGCGCTCGACCGCGAGCGCCTGACGGCGATGCTCGACGACGGCGTGGCCTCGGGCGACTTCCCCGGCGCGGATGCCGAGGCCGCCTGCATCCGCATCCTCATCGCCCTCGACGGCGGCGGCTCGTACGTGAACTCGTCGGCGCCGATCGAGCATCCGGCGCACACGCGGGTGGTCGCGGATGTCGCGGAATGGGCGCTGGGCCTGAAGGCCGGGGCGCTGCGGGTGGCGATTGCGGCGTTGCCGACCTGA
- a CDS encoding cytosine permease — MTRIPTVETDGLDAASRPETRGIELIDDAERHGRARDLFLIWAAPSVSILNLTIGASLILLGLEIWQAIAVIVAASLLWILPGVIAGSGPASGTSGSVVTRAMYGILGNRLFVAVVGWFIGAVFLSLTWLASSFLGADLLRRIGVDDPIWVPIGVTLVVSAVTILVAIFGHGLILRAYPYMAGALFVIFLAVAGFILPTVDWQYSAPETLSGPTLWSAISIGFTILASTPLSFMNSPDIARYLPRETTPSHIAAATALGGAIPFIVFTTVGVLLATGLSEAAFATGIDVALIDLLPSWLGPVLVLGVVINTIALNAMTAYTSSMALQAIGFRLRRIPAAIIVGVVGTALTIYLVLSSSLLEAANLMLQFLVIVSGPAMAIFVVDVVLRRYAYDGIDLFHDRPGGRFWYSAGWSIPGITALFLGGIATALCLSTSVWSGPVAELTGYIDLSVPVGMLVAAVLYAGLLRTPLGKDGRP, encoded by the coding sequence ATGACCCGGATACCCACCGTCGAGACCGACGGCCTCGACGCGGCCTCCCGCCCCGAGACCCGCGGCATCGAGCTCATCGACGACGCCGAACGGCACGGCAGGGCGCGCGATCTCTTCCTGATCTGGGCGGCCCCCAGCGTCAGCATCCTGAACCTCACGATCGGCGCCTCGCTCATCCTGCTCGGCCTCGAGATCTGGCAGGCGATCGCCGTCATCGTCGCCGCGTCGCTGCTCTGGATCCTGCCGGGCGTCATCGCCGGCAGCGGCCCGGCATCCGGCACGTCGGGTTCGGTCGTCACGAGGGCGATGTACGGCATCCTCGGCAACCGGCTCTTCGTCGCGGTGGTCGGATGGTTCATCGGCGCGGTCTTCCTCTCGCTGACCTGGCTCGCCTCGTCGTTCCTCGGCGCCGACCTGCTGCGCCGCATCGGGGTCGACGACCCGATCTGGGTGCCGATCGGCGTGACCCTCGTGGTCTCCGCCGTCACGATCCTGGTCGCGATCTTCGGTCACGGACTGATCCTGCGCGCCTACCCGTACATGGCCGGAGCGCTCTTCGTGATCTTCCTGGCCGTCGCCGGCTTCATCCTGCCCACCGTCGACTGGCAGTACTCGGCGCCCGAGACGCTCAGCGGTCCCACCCTGTGGTCCGCGATCTCGATCGGCTTCACGATCCTCGCGTCGACACCGCTGTCGTTCATGAACAGCCCCGACATCGCCCGCTACCTCCCGCGCGAGACGACGCCGTCGCATATCGCGGCCGCCACCGCCCTCGGCGGTGCCATCCCGTTCATCGTCTTCACGACCGTCGGCGTGCTGCTCGCGACAGGTCTGAGCGAGGCCGCCTTCGCGACCGGCATCGATGTCGCGCTGATCGACCTCCTTCCCTCCTGGCTCGGGCCGGTCCTCGTGCTCGGCGTCGTGATCAACACGATCGCGCTGAACGCCATGACGGCATACACCTCGAGCATGGCGCTGCAGGCGATCGGCTTCCGCCTTCGCCGCATCCCCGCGGCGATCATCGTCGGTGTCGTCGGCACGGCGCTGACGATCTACCTCGTCCTGTCGTCGAGCCTGCTGGAAGCCGCGAACCTCATGCTCCAGTTCCTCGTCATCGTCTCGGGACCGGCCATGGCGATCTTCGTCGTCGACGTCGTCCTGCGTCGCTACGCCTACGACGGCATCGATCTCTTCCACGACCGACCCGGCGGCCGGTTCTGGTACTCGGCAGGATGGAGCATCCCTGGAATCACCGCGCTGTTCCTGGGCGGCATCGCCACCGCGCTGTGCCTGTCGACGAGCGTCTGGAGCGGTCCCGTCGCCGAGCTCACCGGCTACATCGACCTCTCCGTGCCGGTCGGGATGCTCGTCGCCGCGGTGCTCTACGCCGGACTGCTGCGCACGCCCCTCGGAAAGGACGGTCGACCGTGA
- a CDS encoding amidohydrolase gives MTTRYLNGRIFTADPDPTKAWGEAFTVDGDAITYVGSTDGAPDADETVDLEGRLVLPGFTDAHTHLLMAGAALGQVPLTAARSLDDIQALLRDARATDPSATVLRGRGWLFDSIPGSAPTAAMIDDVVADIPVYLDANDYHSCWVNTAALAELGITRETPDPIGGHFARDASGEPTGLLYETAATQYAWAHRDATTNDANRDADADRVIDAYLAAGVTGAVDMAFDEFGLAALRRAQERRGGELPIRVAAHWLITNTGDDSENLAQVARAAELARDASSPWFRVVGIKLILDGVIDACTAAMRHPYADGTNAAPIWPVAQLNPVVAAADAAGLQVAQHAIGDYASEIALDAIEHAIAVNGDRPRRHRIEHLEYAAPGTAERMARLGVTASMQPVHSDPAIFANWAEMLGDERVDRAFPWPEYEDAGALLAFSTDAPTAPHEALANMYVASTRASALDRSVAAVHPQYALPLAAAIGHATRDAAASVGDGDWRGRIVPGFAADVIVLDTDPFVDGPASLLDARVIETIVAGRSRYRSQG, from the coding sequence GTGACCACTCGCTATCTCAACGGACGCATCTTCACGGCCGATCCCGACCCCACGAAGGCCTGGGGCGAGGCCTTCACGGTCGATGGCGACGCGATCACATATGTCGGATCCACCGACGGTGCCCCCGACGCGGACGAGACCGTCGACCTGGAGGGCCGGCTCGTCCTGCCCGGCTTCACCGATGCGCACACCCACCTGCTGATGGCCGGTGCGGCGCTCGGCCAGGTGCCGCTCACCGCCGCCCGCTCGCTCGACGACATCCAGGCGCTGCTGCGCGATGCGAGGGCGACGGATCCGAGTGCCACCGTGCTGCGCGGGAGGGGCTGGCTCTTCGACTCGATCCCGGGCAGCGCGCCGACGGCCGCCATGATCGACGACGTCGTCGCCGACATCCCCGTGTACCTCGATGCCAACGACTACCACTCCTGCTGGGTCAACACCGCGGCCCTCGCCGAGCTCGGCATCACCCGTGAGACCCCGGATCCGATCGGCGGCCACTTCGCACGGGACGCCTCGGGGGAGCCGACCGGACTGCTGTACGAGACCGCGGCGACGCAGTACGCCTGGGCGCACCGGGACGCGACCACCAACGACGCCAATCGGGATGCCGACGCGGACCGGGTGATCGACGCCTACCTCGCCGCCGGGGTGACTGGGGCGGTCGACATGGCGTTCGACGAGTTCGGGCTCGCCGCCCTCCGGCGCGCGCAGGAGCGCCGCGGGGGAGAGCTGCCGATCCGCGTCGCCGCGCACTGGCTCATCACCAACACGGGCGACGACAGCGAGAACCTCGCGCAGGTCGCGCGTGCGGCCGAGCTCGCCCGCGACGCATCCTCGCCGTGGTTCCGCGTCGTCGGCATCAAGCTGATCCTCGACGGCGTGATCGACGCGTGCACCGCGGCGATGCGGCATCCGTACGCCGACGGCACGAATGCTGCGCCCATCTGGCCGGTCGCGCAGCTGAACCCGGTCGTCGCTGCGGCGGATGCCGCGGGCCTGCAGGTCGCACAGCACGCGATCGGCGACTACGCGAGCGAGATCGCCCTCGATGCCATCGAGCACGCGATCGCCGTCAACGGCGACCGGCCGCGTCGCCACCGCATCGAGCATCTCGAGTACGCGGCCCCCGGCACGGCGGAGCGGATGGCGCGGCTCGGGGTCACCGCCTCGATGCAACCGGTGCACAGCGACCCGGCCATCTTCGCCAACTGGGCCGAGATGCTGGGCGACGAACGCGTCGACCGTGCGTTCCCGTGGCCGGAGTACGAGGACGCCGGAGCGCTGCTCGCGTTCTCGACGGATGCGCCGACCGCCCCGCACGAGGCGCTGGCGAACATGTACGTCGCGTCGACCCGCGCATCCGCGCTCGACCGCTCGGTCGCCGCCGTGCATCCGCAGTACGCCCTGCCTCTCGCGGCGGCGATCGGTCACGCGACGCGCGACGCCGCGGCATCCGTCGGCGACGGCGACTGGCGAGGCCGCATCGTGCCGGGGTTCGCCGCCGACGTCATCGTCCTCGACACCGATCCGTTCGTCGACGGACCGGCATCGCTGCTCGATGCGCGGGTGATCGAGACCATCGTCGCCGGGCGGTCGCGTTACCGGTCCCAGGGCTGA
- a CDS encoding helix-turn-helix domain-containing protein, whose amino-acid sequence MVEQQPDYAAPAVDKALDILETLAAAADGLSQLDIAKAVDRSPGQIFRVLLRLEKRGYLHRDPQSGLYQLSMRLFDLAHRHEPTRSLIAAAMPAMRRVADATRQSCNLGVIDEGRVRIIAQVESPDDFGFHVRVGALFPLDGTASGNVLAAFSSVAHTDVPESVLADIRRDRLLVRPDSAQPGITDIVHPILRSGLDEAVAALTVPYIATSYSRVPAEDVSAAAARGAREIERALGI is encoded by the coding sequence TTGGTCGAACAGCAGCCCGACTATGCGGCGCCCGCCGTGGACAAGGCTCTCGACATCCTCGAGACGCTCGCCGCCGCGGCGGACGGACTCAGCCAGCTCGACATCGCGAAGGCGGTCGACCGCTCGCCCGGCCAGATCTTCCGGGTGCTGCTGCGGCTCGAGAAGCGCGGGTACCTCCATCGCGACCCGCAGAGCGGTCTGTACCAGCTGTCGATGCGCCTGTTCGATCTCGCGCATCGCCACGAGCCGACCCGGTCGCTCATCGCCGCCGCGATGCCGGCCATGCGGCGGGTCGCCGATGCGACACGGCAGTCCTGCAACCTCGGCGTGATCGACGAGGGCCGCGTGCGGATCATCGCGCAGGTCGAGAGCCCCGACGACTTCGGCTTCCATGTGCGGGTCGGGGCACTGTTCCCCCTCGACGGCACCGCCAGCGGGAACGTGCTCGCCGCGTTCAGCTCGGTCGCGCACACGGATGTCCCCGAGAGCGTGCTCGCGGACATCCGCCGCGACCGCCTGCTCGTCCGCCCCGACTCCGCCCAGCCGGGCATCACCGACATCGTGCACCCGATCCTGCGCAGCGGCCTCGACGAGGCGGTCGCCGCCCTGACCGTGCCGTACATCGCCACCAGCTACAGCAGGGTTCCCGCGGAAGACGTGTCTGCGGCCGCAGCCCGTGGCGCCCGCGAGATCGAACGCGCTCTCGGCATCTGA